One Brassica napus cultivar Da-Ae chromosome C4, Da-Ae, whole genome shotgun sequence genomic region harbors:
- the LOC106426565 gene encoding putative receptor-like protein kinase At5g39000 isoform X1 encodes MTFQVFLIFSILVSTAIAGDGATAAYVPTDIFLFNCGETSNQMDISGRNWMAEQPNILPSNAAIASFVSHASFQGSGVPQVPYMTARIFRHDFTYSFPVSPGWKFLRLYFYPTRYSSDLEAAVNSYFSVTVNGFTLLKNFRADLTAKASHDASIFKEFIVPVSSGYTMLNLTFSPSLNMLAFVNGIEIVSMPDRFYSKGGFDDKIKQVGNSIDFEINNSTAFETVHRLNIGGQLIDGISDTGMFRPWLAEKFQLSEKSGIVPVVPGVKINYMENTPAYVAPEDVYTTYRTMGNAEHPRLNQNFNLTWLFPVDAGFNYLVRLHFCETLSDVNGPGQRVFTIFIGNKIAKLDMDVIQLSGGSRIPVYLDFSVLVGFESGPRPDLRLDLHPYTDSGPKYYDAILNGVEILKLSVSGGNLAGPNPNPTSGLTPNSVNQDIQKPKAKSHVLVITLGTVGFAIVLAMFIVVVIVMKRRKKKKKVNVDTKSKPTDSWTTLPLVAGSSHTRSTTSLPSDLCRRFSILEIKSATNNFEKKLIVGVGGFGPVYKGRIDGGATLVAVKRLDVSSNQGATEFEAELKMLSVLRHIHLVSLIGYCDDENEMVLVYEYMPHGTLRDHLYKRNKVFDPPLSWKRRLEICVGAARGLQYLHTGAKDMIIHRDIKTTNILLDENYVAKVSDFGLSKVGLTSSSQTHVSTVVKGSFGYLDPEYYRRQVLTEKSDVYSFGVVLFEVLCCRPVKLESAPREEADLIRWVKSNYKKGTVDQIVDADLTAEITPLSLEKFCEIAVRCVQDRGIERPSMNDVVWALEFALQLHEAAKDKNGVDSLDIPRRDEVGTTTDGENNLFSRTTGRMSKSVTSDDDSARLAGDERSGSSWGVFSEIKDPRAR; translated from the coding sequence ATGACTTTTCAAGTTTTCTTAATCTTCTCCATTCTCGTTTCTACAGCCATAGCAGGAGACGGTGCAACCGCTGCGTACGTTCCCACTGATATCTTTCTCTTCAACTGTGGCGAAACATCCAACCAGATGGACATAAGTGGCCGTAACTGGATGGCAGAGCAACCAAATATTCTTCCGTCAAATGCAGCCATAGCGTCGTTTGTTTCACATGCGTCATTCCAAGGATCGGGAGTTCCTCAGGTTCCGTACATGACTGCTCGAATTTTCCGACATGATTTCACCTACAGTTTTCCCGTGTCTCCGGGCTGGAAGTTCCTCCGGTTATACTTTTACCCTACCCGTTACAGTTCCGACCTCGAAGCTGCCGTAAACTCCTACTTCTCTGTCACCGTCAACGGTTTTACTCTCTTGAAGAACTTCCGTGCCGATTTAACGGCAAAGGCTTCTCATGATGCGTCCATATTTAAGGAGTTCATAGTCCCTGTTTCGAGTGGATACACGATGCTAAATCTCACGTTCTCACCTTCTTTAAACATGTTAGCTTTCGTGAACGGCATCGAGATTGTCTCCATGCCTGATCGGTTTTACTCCAAGGGAGGCTTCGACGACAAAATAAAACAGGTAGGTAATAGCATTGACTTCGAGATAAACAACAGCACGGCTTTCGAAACTGTTCACCGGCTAAACATCGGTGGACAACTGATTGACGGCATAAGTGATACAGGGATGTTCCGGCCGTGGCTTGCTGAAAAGTTTCAACTAAGTGAAAAGTCGGGAATCGTGCCAGTCGTTCCGGGTGTAAAGATCAACTACATGGAGAATACTCCAGCGTATGTCGCGCCGGAAGATGTGTACACGACGTACCGTACAATGGGTAACGCCGAGCATCCTAGGCTGAACCAGAACTTCAATCTGACATGGCTCTTCCCAGTTGATGCCGGGTTTAACTACCTCGTCAGGCTTCATTTCTGTGAGACTCTATCGGATGTGAACGGACCGGGCCAACGTGTCTTCACCATCTTCATTGGAAATAAGATTGCAAAGCTTGACATGGATGTCATTCAGCTGAGCGGTGGTTCTCGCATTCCGGTGTATCTAGACTTCAGTGTGCTTGTTGGTTTTGAAAGTGGGCCGCGACCTGATCTACGACTTGACTTGCATCCTTACACGGACAGTGGCCCAAAGTATTACGATGCTATTCTCAATGGCGTAGAGATCCTCAAGCTTAGTGTCTCTGGCGGAAATCTTGCTGGACCTAATCCTAATCCTACGTCAGGTCTTACTCCAAACTCTGTAAATCAAGATATACAAAAACCCAAAGCCAAGTCACACGTTTTGGTAATAACACTTGGAACTGTTGGGTTTGCAATTGTGTTAGCAATGTTTATTGTTGTTGTCATCGTcatgaagaggaggaagaagaaaaagaaggttAATGTAGACACCAAGAGCAAGCCTACGGACTCGTGGACTACTCTTCCGCTTGTTGCCGGGTCCTCCCATACCAGATCGACCACATCTCTTCCATCCGATCTCTGCCGTCGGTTCTCCATCCTCGAGATCAAATCCGCCACAAACAATTTCGAGAAAAAGCTGATCGTTGGAGTAGGCGGGTTTGGTCCTGTCTACAAAGGAAGAATCGACGGTGGAGCCACGCTTGTGGCTGTTAAACGGTTAGATGTTTCATCCAACCAAGGCGCTACCGAGTTCGAAGCAGAGCTCAAGATGCTCTCGGTGCTCCGTCATATACATCTCGTTTCCTTAATCGGATATTGCGACGATGAGAACGAGATGGTTCTTGTCTACGAGTATATGCCACATGGCACACTTAGAGACCATCTCTACAAGAGAAACAAGGTTTTTGATCCCCCATTGTCGTGGAAACGGAGGCTAGAGATTTGCGTCGGTGCGGCTCGTGGACTACAGTATCTCCACACAGGCGCCAAGGACATGATCATTCATAGAGACATCAAAACTACAAACATACTTCTTGATGAGAACTACGTAGCTAAAGTCTCCGACTTTGGGTTATCAAAAGTGGGTCTTACAAGCTCATCTCAAACGCACGTCTCAACGGTCGTTAAAGGATCGTTTGGTTACTTGGACCCTGAGTATTATCGCCGTCAAGTCTTGACGGAAAAATCTGACGTGTACTCCTTCGGAGTTGTTCTGTTCGAAGTCTTGTGTTGTAGACCGGTCAAGCTCGAAAGCGCTCCACGAGAGGAAGCAGATTTGATCCGATGGGTGAAGTCAAATTACAAAAAAGGAACCGTTGATCAGATCGTTGACGCAGATCTAACGGCTGAGATTACTCCGCTATCGCTGGAGAAATTCTGTGAGATCGCTGTGCGATGTGTTCAAGATCGTGGTATCGAACGGCCATCAATGAACGACGTCGTTTGGGCGCTTGAGTTCGCACTTCAGCTTCATGAAGCTGCTAAGGATAAGAATGGCGTGGACTCTCTTGATATCCCGAGACGTGACGAGGTAGGTACGACGACAGACGGAGAAAATAACTTGTTTAGTAGGACTACGGGACGCATGTCAAAATCTGTGACGAGCGATGATGATTCTGCTCGTCTTGCTGGCGACGAGAGGAGCGGATCGAGTTGGGGAGTATTTTCGGAGATAAAAGACCCCAGAGCACGGTAA
- the LOC106426565 gene encoding putative receptor-like protein kinase At5g39000 isoform X2, translating to MDISGRNWMAEQPNILPSNAAIASFVSHASFQGSGVPQVPYMTARIFRHDFTYSFPVSPGWKFLRLYFYPTRYSSDLEAAVNSYFSVTVNGFTLLKNFRADLTAKASHDASIFKEFIVPVSSGYTMLNLTFSPSLNMLAFVNGIEIVSMPDRFYSKGGFDDKIKQVGNSIDFEINNSTAFETVHRLNIGGQLIDGISDTGMFRPWLAEKFQLSEKSGIVPVVPGVKINYMENTPAYVAPEDVYTTYRTMGNAEHPRLNQNFNLTWLFPVDAGFNYLVRLHFCETLSDVNGPGQRVFTIFIGNKIAKLDMDVIQLSGGSRIPVYLDFSVLVGFESGPRPDLRLDLHPYTDSGPKYYDAILNGVEILKLSVSGGNLAGPNPNPTSGLTPNSVNQDIQKPKAKSHVLVITLGTVGFAIVLAMFIVVVIVMKRRKKKKKVNVDTKSKPTDSWTTLPLVAGSSHTRSTTSLPSDLCRRFSILEIKSATNNFEKKLIVGVGGFGPVYKGRIDGGATLVAVKRLDVSSNQGATEFEAELKMLSVLRHIHLVSLIGYCDDENEMVLVYEYMPHGTLRDHLYKRNKVFDPPLSWKRRLEICVGAARGLQYLHTGAKDMIIHRDIKTTNILLDENYVAKVSDFGLSKVGLTSSSQTHVSTVVKGSFGYLDPEYYRRQVLTEKSDVYSFGVVLFEVLCCRPVKLESAPREEADLIRWVKSNYKKGTVDQIVDADLTAEITPLSLEKFCEIAVRCVQDRGIERPSMNDVVWALEFALQLHEAAKDKNGVDSLDIPRRDEVGTTTDGENNLFSRTTGRMSKSVTSDDDSARLAGDERSGSSWGVFSEIKDPRAR from the coding sequence ATGGACATAAGTGGCCGTAACTGGATGGCAGAGCAACCAAATATTCTTCCGTCAAATGCAGCCATAGCGTCGTTTGTTTCACATGCGTCATTCCAAGGATCGGGAGTTCCTCAGGTTCCGTACATGACTGCTCGAATTTTCCGACATGATTTCACCTACAGTTTTCCCGTGTCTCCGGGCTGGAAGTTCCTCCGGTTATACTTTTACCCTACCCGTTACAGTTCCGACCTCGAAGCTGCCGTAAACTCCTACTTCTCTGTCACCGTCAACGGTTTTACTCTCTTGAAGAACTTCCGTGCCGATTTAACGGCAAAGGCTTCTCATGATGCGTCCATATTTAAGGAGTTCATAGTCCCTGTTTCGAGTGGATACACGATGCTAAATCTCACGTTCTCACCTTCTTTAAACATGTTAGCTTTCGTGAACGGCATCGAGATTGTCTCCATGCCTGATCGGTTTTACTCCAAGGGAGGCTTCGACGACAAAATAAAACAGGTAGGTAATAGCATTGACTTCGAGATAAACAACAGCACGGCTTTCGAAACTGTTCACCGGCTAAACATCGGTGGACAACTGATTGACGGCATAAGTGATACAGGGATGTTCCGGCCGTGGCTTGCTGAAAAGTTTCAACTAAGTGAAAAGTCGGGAATCGTGCCAGTCGTTCCGGGTGTAAAGATCAACTACATGGAGAATACTCCAGCGTATGTCGCGCCGGAAGATGTGTACACGACGTACCGTACAATGGGTAACGCCGAGCATCCTAGGCTGAACCAGAACTTCAATCTGACATGGCTCTTCCCAGTTGATGCCGGGTTTAACTACCTCGTCAGGCTTCATTTCTGTGAGACTCTATCGGATGTGAACGGACCGGGCCAACGTGTCTTCACCATCTTCATTGGAAATAAGATTGCAAAGCTTGACATGGATGTCATTCAGCTGAGCGGTGGTTCTCGCATTCCGGTGTATCTAGACTTCAGTGTGCTTGTTGGTTTTGAAAGTGGGCCGCGACCTGATCTACGACTTGACTTGCATCCTTACACGGACAGTGGCCCAAAGTATTACGATGCTATTCTCAATGGCGTAGAGATCCTCAAGCTTAGTGTCTCTGGCGGAAATCTTGCTGGACCTAATCCTAATCCTACGTCAGGTCTTACTCCAAACTCTGTAAATCAAGATATACAAAAACCCAAAGCCAAGTCACACGTTTTGGTAATAACACTTGGAACTGTTGGGTTTGCAATTGTGTTAGCAATGTTTATTGTTGTTGTCATCGTcatgaagaggaggaagaagaaaaagaaggttAATGTAGACACCAAGAGCAAGCCTACGGACTCGTGGACTACTCTTCCGCTTGTTGCCGGGTCCTCCCATACCAGATCGACCACATCTCTTCCATCCGATCTCTGCCGTCGGTTCTCCATCCTCGAGATCAAATCCGCCACAAACAATTTCGAGAAAAAGCTGATCGTTGGAGTAGGCGGGTTTGGTCCTGTCTACAAAGGAAGAATCGACGGTGGAGCCACGCTTGTGGCTGTTAAACGGTTAGATGTTTCATCCAACCAAGGCGCTACCGAGTTCGAAGCAGAGCTCAAGATGCTCTCGGTGCTCCGTCATATACATCTCGTTTCCTTAATCGGATATTGCGACGATGAGAACGAGATGGTTCTTGTCTACGAGTATATGCCACATGGCACACTTAGAGACCATCTCTACAAGAGAAACAAGGTTTTTGATCCCCCATTGTCGTGGAAACGGAGGCTAGAGATTTGCGTCGGTGCGGCTCGTGGACTACAGTATCTCCACACAGGCGCCAAGGACATGATCATTCATAGAGACATCAAAACTACAAACATACTTCTTGATGAGAACTACGTAGCTAAAGTCTCCGACTTTGGGTTATCAAAAGTGGGTCTTACAAGCTCATCTCAAACGCACGTCTCAACGGTCGTTAAAGGATCGTTTGGTTACTTGGACCCTGAGTATTATCGCCGTCAAGTCTTGACGGAAAAATCTGACGTGTACTCCTTCGGAGTTGTTCTGTTCGAAGTCTTGTGTTGTAGACCGGTCAAGCTCGAAAGCGCTCCACGAGAGGAAGCAGATTTGATCCGATGGGTGAAGTCAAATTACAAAAAAGGAACCGTTGATCAGATCGTTGACGCAGATCTAACGGCTGAGATTACTCCGCTATCGCTGGAGAAATTCTGTGAGATCGCTGTGCGATGTGTTCAAGATCGTGGTATCGAACGGCCATCAATGAACGACGTCGTTTGGGCGCTTGAGTTCGCACTTCAGCTTCATGAAGCTGCTAAGGATAAGAATGGCGTGGACTCTCTTGATATCCCGAGACGTGACGAGGTAGGTACGACGACAGACGGAGAAAATAACTTGTTTAGTAGGACTACGGGACGCATGTCAAAATCTGTGACGAGCGATGATGATTCTGCTCGTCTTGCTGGCGACGAGAGGAGCGGATCGAGTTGGGGAGTATTTTCGGAGATAAAAGACCCCAGAGCACGGTAA